CATGTCGACTCCTTGCGGTGCTGCGGAGGGGGCGGAGGTGAGACCGAGATCCTCGTCGTCGCCGCGACTGGCGATCTCGTTGACCGCGACCACGCCGACGGGAACGGCGGCCGCGGCCGCCGCAATCGAGATCATCTGACGGCGGCTCAAGTCGGCCAATTCGTTCTCCTAGGATTCACCGCTGCCGGGAAGTGGCGTGGCAGGTTGACTGTTGAAACTGCAATCTTGGGCTCGGTGAAACTATACCTGCGCGGAGTCGGCCTACAGCCCCATCTGCACGGCCATGTGGGCCTGGGTGAGTTCGGTGCGCAGGCGGTCGACGTCGCGGGCCCAGGCCTGCGCGAGCTTGCCGCTCGTCGTCTTGATTCCGATGCCCTTGCGACCGCGCGGCACGGCGGGCAACTCGCCCAGGGCCGGCGCCTTCTGCCAATCCTCGACGGCACTGCCGCGGGCCTCGGGATAGATCACGGCGATGTCGGACAGGTTGATCCGACGAGTCCCGCAACGCAGCGTCTTATCGGTCAGCTCGACACTGGCGTAGGTGCGGGCGGCGGTGATGAACATGTAGGCCGAACCCGTGATGATGACGAAGAAGATGCCCATCACCACCCAGTGGACCTGTCCCGGTCCGAGGATCTCCATGAGGAGGATGGCGCCGATCAGCACCGGGCCGATCGCCATCGCCCACCAGCCGCTGCCCGGCTCGGCGAACAGTACCTCGCCGACGTCCTCGGGGACGGGTGTGAGCGAGCCCTGCTCCTCGTCGGATGGCTCCTGCTCCTGGGCGTCACTCACGCGGACCTCCCGAATCCTGCTGCGGCGGCAGCTGTGGCGGCATCGGCCAATGTCCGACGGGTGGCTGCGGCGTCCGGGCCGCGGCGCGGAACTCGGTCATCTCACGACAGTAGGTGTCCGCGTCGCGGCGCATCAACATGAACAGGGCGAAGAGCGCGCAGGCCCCGGCGATGATCTCGGGCGCCTGCGTCCAGGTGCGCGGGCCGAAGAAGGCCATCAGCGCCCCGACGACGACATAGGCACTCAGGCCCGACAGCAGCAACCGCGCCCAGTTGCGCCCGTCGCGGACGAAGTACATGGCGACCAGCGCGATCGCCGCGCCGATGACGACTCCGACCACCAGCGAGGCGATGACCATGCCGGTGGAGCTCATCAACTCGAGCGACCGGCGCTCCGCGTCCGGTGCGTCCTTGGGCAGCTTCTCCGCGTATTGCAGCACCGTGTCGCGGGCCGTGCGATAGGAGCCGATCTGCGCGACGGACAGCGCCGCGATGACGACGAGCCACAGTTCGGTGGCGATCGCGATCGAACCCGCGAGCACCGGCCGATCCGGCTTCGGATCGACCGGCCGTGGCTGGCCCGGCTGCGGCGCCCAGGGTTGGGGAGAACTCATGGTTCCAGGCTACTGATCGCGCAGCCATCCGGCGGCCTCGGCCGCCCAGTAGGTCAGCACGATCGACGCGCCGGCGCGCCGGATGGCGGTCAGCGACTCGGTGACGGCGGCCCGGCGGTCGATCCAGCCGCGCTCGGCGGCCGCGGTGATCATCGAATACTCGCCGCTGACCTGGTAGGCGGCGACCGGGACGGTCACGTCGGCCGCCACGTCGGCGAGGATGTCGAGGTAGGCCATCGCCGGTTTGACCATCACCATGTCGGCACCCTCTGCCAGGTCGAGGTCCAGTTCGCGCAGCGCCTCGGCGCGGTTCGCCGGGTCCTGCTGGTAGCTGCGACGGTCACCGGTCAACGAGGAGTCGACGGCGTCGCGGAACGGCCCGTAGAAGGCGGACGCGTACTTGGCCGTGTACGCCAGCAGCGCGGTATCGGCATATCCGGCCTCGTCCAGGGCGGTCCGGATCGCGGCGACCTGGCCGTCCATCATTCCGCTGGGCCCCAGCACGTGCGCACCGGCGCGCGCCTGCGCGACCGCCATCGCGGCATACCGCTGCAGCGTCTCGTCGTTGTCGACGCGACCGGCGGAGTCGAGCACGCCGCAGTGACCGTGGTCGGTGAACTCGTCGAGGCAGGTGTCGGCCATCAGGACCGTCGAATCGCCGAGGTCGGACCGCAGCGCGGCGAGCGCCCGGTTGAGGATTCCGTCGGAGCGGTCGGCGCCCGACCCGACGGCATCCTTGTCCTCCGCCCGCGGGACGCCGAACAGCATGAGGCCCCCGACCCCGGCCGAGACGGCCTCGGCGGCGGCGGCGCGCAGCGAATCGACGGTGTGCTGAACGACTCCGGGCATCGAAGAGATCGGCTTGCACTCGGCGATCCCGTCGGCGACGAACATCGGCAGCACCAGGTGCCGCGGCGCCACCTCGGTCTGCGCTACGAGGCGGCGCATCGCCGGGGTCGTGCGCAGGCGGCGCGGACGGATCGTTGGTTCGGGTGTCACAGCGTCGAGCCTAGTCGTGCGCCCCGCCGACCGGTGCCGACGTCAGCGCGGCCCGCAACCCGTCGGCATCGACCGCGCCGCGCGCGCCGATCAGAACGAGCCGACTGCGCGGCACGTCGTCGGCACCCCATTCCCCGCCGACGACGATGCGCGCCTGGCGGCCGGTGGCCTGCAGGATGCACCGGGACCGCGGCACCTGGGACAGGTACACCACGCCCTTGACCCGGTACACCCCTTCCGGGACCCGGGAGAGGATGGCTTGCAGGCGTGCGAGGTCGAGCGGTTCGTCGATCTCCACGAGCGCCGACTCGAAGACCGCCCCGGCCTGCCCCGATCCGTTGCCCTCATCGGCGATGTCGCCGTCGGGACGTTCCAGCCCCAAGACCACGTCCAGCGGCACCTGTGCCTCGACCGCGTTGATCGTGCGGGCCCGCGGCGCCGTTCGCCTCACCTCGTCGGCGCGGACGGTCAACGTCTCCTCGTCGACGGTGTCGGCCTTGTTCAGCACGACCAGGTCGGCGACGCCGAGCTGCCGCGCGACGAGACCGGCGACCGCCGGGTCGTCGTCGATACCCGCCCCCGCGTCCACCACCGTCACGACGCCGTCCGTATAGGCGTGCCGCGCGACCTCCTCGTCGGCGAGCAGGCGCAGGATCTCGCCGGGGTCGCTGACCCCCGACGCCTCGACGATGATCGCCTCCGGGGCCGGGTCGCGCAGCACGACGCGACGCAGGGCCGCGAGGAATCCGGCGGCTGTGCTGCAGCAGATACAGCCGTTGGCCAGCGCGACCACCTCGTCGCCCGCGACGCCGCCGAGCAGTTCGGCGTCGAGGTTGATCTCGCCGAAGTCGTTGACCAGGACCGCGAGCCGACGGCCGTTCGCCTGGGTCAGCAGCGAGTTGAGCAACGTCGTCTTGCCCGCGCCGAGGAATCCGCCGACCACCGTCACCGGGACCGGCGCCCGATCCCCCACTATTTCGCGTCGCGACGAATCGGCTTGCCCGGGCGGGCCTCGGCGATCCGATTGCCGTCGGCGATGATCGGCGTCCCGTTCACGACGACGTGCCGCATCCCGGTGGACAGCTGGGCCGGTTGGGTGAACGTCGCGTTGTCCTTGATCGTGTTCAGATCGAAGACGATGACGTCGGCGTCGGCCCCCACCTGTAGGCGGCCCTTGCGCCGCATCTGCGGCACCGACGACTCAAGGACCCGGGCCGGGAAGAGACTGGTCTTGGCGAGCGCGTCCGGCAGCGGGATCACCTTGCGCTCGCGCACATACTGCGAGATGAACTTCGAGAAGCAGCCGGCCGAGCGGGGATGCGCGAACGCCCCCTCGGGCAGCGGCCACACGTCGCCCTGCACCACCCGCCCGGTGGTGTCGATCCACGGCATCCCGTCCGAGGCGATCGAGCCGCCCGGGTACAGGACACTGGCGTCGAGGATGTCGCCGTCGCCCTGCGACTGATCCGGGCGCAGGAAGTGGATGACGATCGTCGTGCCCGGGGCTTCCTTCTGGAGCTGGTCGATCTCGGCCTGCGTCAGCGGCCTCCCGTTGAGTTCCATCCAGGAGGCGTCGGGCACTCCCCAGCGCTGCACCCAGTCGTCACCCCGGAACTGCTCGGCGCCGACCGTCGACGACCCGGCGCCGAACGGGTAGGCCTCGACGGTGACCGGTGCACCCGCGGCCTGCGCACTCTTCACGAACTCGACGCAGTCGTGCCCGTCGCGCGCCGACGTCGAGTTCAGGTGGCAGATGTGCATGTGGGCCCCGGTCGACGTGGCGATGGCGACCAACTCCCCCAGCGCCTCGAACGTGCTCTGCGGCTCGATGACCGAGAGGTAGCGCACGTGCGTGTAGGTGGGCACCTCGTAGCGCTTCGCCAGCTTGGCCAGCGCCCAGTACTCCTTGCGGTTGTTGCCGGGCGCGTATCCGGCGTTGATACCGATGCCGAGGCCACCCTCTTTGAGGCCCTGCTCGACGCGCGCGATGATCGCGTCGATCTCCTCCGGCGTGGCCAGCGAGTTCTGCCACCCCGGCTTGGCGAACGCGGCCTGGAACCATTCGATGGTGCCGTCGGGCTCGAGGCCCTCCTTCTCGGCGATCCGGGCATAGGTCCACGCGGCCGAGGCGCCGTAGTTGATCGGACGCCCCTCCTCCGCGACCAGTTCGTAGTACCGCGAGATGGGCAGCAGCCCGGATTCGAGTTCGAGCGCCGTGGTGACACCGTCGAAGGCCTGCACCCACGCGGCAGGCAACTGCTGGCCGTGGGCGTGCAGGTCGATGAATCCGGGGGCGACGACCTGTCCGTCGGCATCGATGGATTTCGGCGCGTCGAGCGGCTGCTCGGAGATCGAGGCGATCTCGCCGTTCTTGATGCCGATGTCGCGCACGCCGTCGA
This genomic interval from Gordonia sp. X0973 contains the following:
- a CDS encoding DUF3093 domain-containing protein; amino-acid sequence: MSDAQEQEPSDEEQGSLTPVPEDVGEVLFAEPGSGWWAMAIGPVLIGAILLMEILGPGQVHWVVMGIFFVIITGSAYMFITAARTYASVELTDKTLRCGTRRINLSDIAVIYPEARGSAVEDWQKAPALGELPAVPRGRKGIGIKTTSGKLAQAWARDVDRLRTELTQAHMAVQMGL
- the hemB gene encoding porphobilinogen synthase, encoding MTPEPTIRPRRLRTTPAMRRLVAQTEVAPRHLVLPMFVADGIAECKPISSMPGVVQHTVDSLRAAAAEAVSAGVGGLMLFGVPRAEDKDAVGSGADRSDGILNRALAALRSDLGDSTVLMADTCLDEFTDHGHCGVLDSAGRVDNDETLQRYAAMAVAQARAGAHVLGPSGMMDGQVAAIRTALDEAGYADTALLAYTAKYASAFYGPFRDAVDSSLTGDRRSYQQDPANRAEALRELDLDLAEGADMVMVKPAMAYLDILADVAADVTVPVAAYQVSGEYSMITAAAERGWIDRRAAVTESLTAIRRAGASIVLTYWAAEAAGWLRDQ
- a CDS encoding GTP-binding protein, producing MGDRAPVPVTVVGGFLGAGKTTLLNSLLTQANGRRLAVLVNDFGEINLDAELLGGVAGDEVVALANGCICCSTAAGFLAALRRVVLRDPAPEAIIVEASGVSDPGEILRLLADEEVARHAYTDGVVTVVDAGAGIDDDPAVAGLVARQLGVADLVVLNKADTVDEETLTVRADEVRRTAPRARTINAVEAQVPLDVVLGLERPDGDIADEGNGSGQAGAVFESALVEIDEPLDLARLQAILSRVPEGVYRVKGVVYLSQVPRSRCILQATGRQARIVVGGEWGADDVPRSRLVLIGARGAVDADGLRAALTSAPVGGAHD
- a CDS encoding amidohydrolase family protein, with product MSRRGFLAAAAVTAAVVPAVAACSTDDDGQPTGAQPGPSTKKVLEPNRPGPYDLVIRRGRVVDPETGLDGVRDIGIKNGEIASISEQPLDAPKSIDADGQVVAPGFIDLHAHGQQLPAAWVQAFDGVTTALELESGLLPISRYYELVAEEGRPINYGASAAWTYARIAEKEGLEPDGTIEWFQAAFAKPGWQNSLATPEEIDAIIARVEQGLKEGGLGIGINAGYAPGNNRKEYWALAKLAKRYEVPTYTHVRYLSVIEPQSTFEALGELVAIATSTGAHMHICHLNSTSARDGHDCVEFVKSAQAAGAPVTVEAYPFGAGSSTVGAEQFRGDDWVQRWGVPDASWMELNGRPLTQAEIDQLQKEAPGTTIVIHFLRPDQSQGDGDILDASVLYPGGSIASDGMPWIDTTGRVVQGDVWPLPEGAFAHPRSAGCFSKFISQYVRERKVIPLPDALAKTSLFPARVLESSVPQMRRKGRLQVGADADVIVFDLNTIKDNATFTQPAQLSTGMRHVVVNGTPIIADGNRIAEARPGKPIRRDAK